In the genome of Actinomadura graeca, one region contains:
- a CDS encoding carboxylesterase/lipase family protein, protein MNAARKRRTPGVTFAALAGVAAIGIAGAATPAVPAAAEDGALVVTGDGPVRGNAGADHREFLGIPYAAPPVRWGSPQPAKPWKEPRDATKPGSACAQNAGFFGEKASDGEDCLFLNVTTPRRPANGTRRPVMVWIHGSGFRNGSGALYRPRDMAVRGDVVVVTVNYRLGLFGFLDHPSLDGGPARNRSGNFGLEDQQAALRWVRANARAFGGDPGNVTVFGESAGGVSTCSQLTAPGARGLFQRAIVQSGPCTVANWPDFDGTPDPAGSWLPRPRRLAERQGLTVAARLGCADPATAAACLRALPTSTLLKESEYGFAPVYGGGGVLPRSPKEALARGAFSKVPVMHGMTRDEHRTFEAAQQLMGVPPMKDEAEYAARVRTYVGAGKAPKVLARYPLRDYRSPSEAWSALVTDATFARSVTDVTRSIRGRVPVYAYEFADAGAPWVKGVETPGFPTGAFHAAELQYQFDTDYFDRSRLSAVQRRLADQMTDYWTRFARTGDPNGPGSPTWREGGNPAQVLAPGKGGIRHVDFADEHHYAFWNALYR, encoded by the coding sequence ATGAACGCAGCTCGGAAGCGGCGCACGCCGGGAGTCACCTTCGCCGCGCTGGCAGGCGTCGCGGCGATCGGGATCGCGGGCGCCGCCACGCCGGCCGTCCCGGCGGCCGCCGAAGACGGCGCGCTGGTGGTCACCGGCGACGGCCCGGTGCGGGGCAACGCAGGCGCGGACCACCGGGAGTTCCTCGGCATCCCGTACGCCGCGCCGCCCGTCCGGTGGGGTTCGCCCCAGCCGGCGAAGCCCTGGAAGGAGCCCCGGGACGCGACGAAGCCGGGCAGCGCCTGCGCCCAGAACGCGGGCTTCTTCGGGGAGAAGGCCAGCGACGGCGAGGACTGTCTCTTCCTGAACGTGACCACGCCCCGGCGTCCCGCGAACGGCACGCGGCGGCCGGTGATGGTCTGGATCCACGGCAGCGGATTCCGGAACGGCTCCGGTGCCCTGTACAGGCCGAGGGACATGGCGGTCCGCGGGGACGTCGTCGTCGTGACGGTGAACTACAGGCTGGGGCTCTTCGGGTTCCTCGACCACCCGTCCCTGGACGGCGGCCCGGCGCGGAACCGCTCGGGGAACTTCGGCCTGGAGGACCAGCAGGCGGCGCTGCGCTGGGTGCGGGCCAACGCCCGCGCGTTCGGCGGCGACCCCGGCAACGTCACGGTCTTCGGGGAGTCGGCGGGCGGGGTCAGCACGTGCTCGCAGCTCACCGCCCCGGGCGCCCGGGGCCTGTTCCAGCGGGCGATCGTCCAGAGCGGGCCGTGCACGGTCGCGAACTGGCCCGACTTCGACGGCACGCCCGACCCGGCCGGAAGCTGGCTGCCGCGGCCGAGGCGCCTCGCCGAGCGCCAGGGCCTGACGGTGGCCGCCAGGCTCGGCTGCGCCGATCCCGCGACGGCCGCGGCGTGCCTGCGCGCGCTGCCGACCTCGACGCTGCTCAAGGAGTCGGAGTACGGGTTCGCGCCGGTCTACGGGGGCGGGGGCGTGCTCCCGCGCTCGCCCAAGGAGGCCCTGGCCCGGGGCGCGTTCTCGAAGGTGCCGGTCATGCACGGCATGACCCGCGACGAGCACCGCACGTTCGAGGCCGCGCAGCAGCTGATGGGCGTCCCGCCGATGAAGGACGAGGCGGAGTACGCCGCGCGTGTGCGCACCTACGTCGGGGCGGGCAAGGCGCCCAAGGTGCTGGCCCGGTACCCGCTCCGGGACTACCGCTCCCCGAGCGAGGCGTGGTCCGCCCTCGTCACCGACGCGACGTTCGCCCGTTCCGTCACCGACGTCACCCGGTCCATCAGGGGACGGGTCCCCGTCTACGCCTACGAGTTCGCCGACGCCGGGGCTCCGTGGGTGAAAGGTGTGGAGACGCCCGGTTTCCCGACCGGCGCCTTCCACGCCGCCGAGTTGCAGTACCAGTTCGACACCGACTACTTCGACCGGAGCCGGCTGAGCGCCGTTCAGCGGCGCCTCGCCGACCAGATGACGGACTATTGGACGCGGTTCGCCCGCACCGGGGACCCCAACGGCCCGGGCTCGCCGACGTGGCGTGAAGGCGGGAACCCCGCTCAGGTGCTGGCACCCGGCAAGGGCGGCATCCGGCACGTGGACTTCGCGGACGAGCACCACTACGCCTTCTGGAACGCCCTCTACCGATGA
- a CDS encoding MDR family MFS transporter yields the protein MTSTHEPADEPRGGLKARARRQAADGGRPRSRTTPAVVRLLVLATFVVILNETIMINAIPRLMSDLDVTEQAAQWLSTAFMLTMAAVIPVTGWFLQRVSTRGAYATSMVVFLTGTALAAAAPVFEVLLLARIVQAAGTAVMMPLLMTTLMTVVPEEDRGRVMGNVTMAISVAPAMGPAVSGLILQLGSWRLLFAAVLPIAALITWRGLARLENVGEPHAGTIDWFSVVAAAAGFGSLVYGLSRFGGDGTAAPTAIVFTGLAAIGVFVLRQLRLQRRGTPLLDLRILRHTTYALSLLLMSLGFIAMLGSMMLLPIYLQNLRGLSPLQTGLLVMPGGLAMGLLGPTVGRLFDRFGGRRLVIPGSVGIALALLGFTQVSATMPYWQILGLHALLMVALATTFTPVFTLGLGALPAPLYSHGSSMLGTLQQVAAALGTALVVTVMTGRAEARIADGVTETLAQLDGMRLAFAVATLLSAVMVGIAFLLPKRAGSAGGSGPAPSSPGAGEDEATGLNLEPAR from the coding sequence ATGACCTCCACACATGAACCCGCAGACGAGCCGCGCGGCGGCCTGAAGGCCCGCGCGCGCCGCCAGGCCGCGGACGGCGGACGCCCCCGGTCCCGCACGACGCCCGCCGTGGTCCGGTTGCTGGTGCTCGCCACGTTCGTGGTCATCCTCAACGAGACGATCATGATCAACGCGATCCCGCGGCTGATGTCGGACCTGGACGTCACCGAGCAGGCGGCGCAGTGGCTCTCGACCGCGTTCATGCTGACGATGGCGGCGGTGATCCCGGTGACCGGCTGGTTCCTCCAGCGCGTCAGCACGCGCGGGGCCTACGCCACCTCCATGGTCGTCTTCCTCACCGGGACGGCGCTGGCCGCCGCCGCGCCGGTCTTCGAGGTGCTGCTGCTCGCGCGGATCGTCCAGGCGGCCGGGACCGCGGTGATGATGCCGTTGCTGATGACGACGCTGATGACGGTCGTCCCGGAGGAGGACCGGGGCAGGGTGATGGGCAACGTGACCATGGCGATCTCGGTCGCGCCGGCGATGGGCCCGGCGGTGTCGGGCCTGATCCTGCAGCTCGGCTCGTGGCGGCTGCTGTTCGCGGCGGTGCTGCCGATCGCGGCCCTGATCACCTGGCGGGGGCTGGCGCGGCTGGAGAACGTCGGGGAGCCGCACGCCGGCACCATCGACTGGTTCAGCGTCGTGGCCGCGGCCGCCGGGTTCGGTTCCCTGGTGTACGGGCTGAGCCGGTTCGGCGGGGACGGGACGGCGGCGCCCACGGCGATCGTCTTCACGGGCCTGGCCGCGATCGGGGTGTTCGTGCTCCGCCAGCTCCGGCTGCAGCGCCGCGGCACCCCCCTGCTGGACCTGCGCATCCTCCGGCACACCACCTACGCCCTCTCCCTGCTGCTGATGTCGCTCGGGTTCATCGCGATGCTCGGCTCGATGATGCTGCTGCCGATCTACCTGCAGAACCTGCGGGGCCTCAGCCCGCTGCAGACCGGGCTGCTGGTGATGCCCGGCGGCCTGGCGATGGGGCTGCTCGGCCCGACCGTCGGACGCCTCTTCGACCGCTTCGGCGGGCGGAGGCTGGTCATCCCCGGGTCCGTCGGCATCGCCCTGGCCCTGCTCGGCTTCACCCAGGTCTCGGCGACGATGCCCTACTGGCAGATCCTCGGCCTGCACGCGCTGCTCATGGTCGCGCTGGCCACGACGTTCACGCCGGTGTTCACGCTCGGCCTCGGGGCCCTGCCCGCGCCCCTGTACTCCCACGGCAGCTCGATGCTGGGCACCCTCCAGCAGGTCGCCGCGGCGCTCGGGACGGCCCTGGTGGTGACCGTGATGACCGGCCGGGCCGAGGCCCGGATCGCCGACGGTGTCACCGAGACCCTCGCCCAGCTCGACGGGATGCGGCTGGCGTTCGCCGTCGCCACCCTGCTGTCCGCCGTCATGGTCGGGATCGCCTTCCTCCTGCCGAAGCGGGCGGGGTCGGCAGGCGGCAGCGGCCCGGCCCCCTCATCGCCCGGCGCCGGCGAGGACGAGGCGACCGGGCTGAACCTCGAACCGGCTCGCTGA
- a CDS encoding CHAP domain-containing protein, which produces MRKTALLASVIALWTAPAVPLATAVAAEPAPPAAGGPVLKAGDDYPYRNGDWDKPDRWNFFQRECTSFAAWRLNQRGVRFNNNYKGVRWSNASNWDDAARRARIRVDKNPTVGSIAQWNSGRFGHVAYVARSSGGTVLVEEYNRRGTHRYGQREIRVREVENFIHIAR; this is translated from the coding sequence GTGAGGAAGACCGCACTGCTGGCATCCGTGATCGCGCTGTGGACGGCGCCTGCCGTCCCCCTGGCGACGGCCGTGGCCGCCGAACCCGCGCCGCCCGCCGCGGGCGGCCCGGTCCTGAAGGCCGGTGATGATTACCCCTACCGCAACGGCGACTGGGACAAGCCGGACCGCTGGAACTTCTTCCAGCGGGAATGCACGTCGTTCGCCGCGTGGCGGCTGAACCAGCGCGGCGTCCGCTTCAACAACAACTACAAGGGGGTGCGCTGGAGCAACGCCAGCAACTGGGACGACGCCGCACGACGCGCGCGGATCAGGGTCGACAAGAACCCCACGGTGGGCTCGATCGCCCAGTGGAACAGCGGCAGGTTCGGCCACGTCGCCTATGTCGCCCGCTCCAGCGGCGGCACGGTGCTGGTGGAGGAGTACAACCGGCGCGGGACGCACCGGTATGGGCAGCGGGAGATCAGGGTCCGGGAGGTGGAGAACTTCATTCACATCGCCCGCTGA
- a CDS encoding SAM-dependent methyltransferase: protein MDPQHQIDTTVPHSARIWNFFLGGTDNYPVDRAAGEQVLTAFPGMVDMARQSRRMLTRVVRYLTGIAGMRQFLDIGTGLPTMDNTHEVAQRLAPGSRVVYVDNDPMVGAHARALLTSTPEGATDFLEADVRDPGAILARAGRTLDLDRPVALMLMGILGLIGDDDQARAVVARLLEALPPGSHLALYDGTDTDPAYTAAISAHNARPGVVPYTPRGQERIAAFFAGTDLVEPGVVPVTRWRPDPGPEEAVPEVACAGGVGRKP, encoded by the coding sequence ATGGACCCACAGCACCAGATCGACACGACGGTGCCGCACTCCGCACGGATCTGGAACTTCTTCCTGGGTGGAACCGACAACTACCCCGTCGACCGGGCGGCCGGAGAGCAGGTCCTCACGGCCTTTCCCGGCATGGTCGACATGGCCCGCCAGTCCCGGCGGATGCTCACCAGGGTGGTGCGGTACCTGACGGGCATAGCGGGTATGCGGCAGTTCCTGGACATCGGCACCGGGCTCCCCACCATGGACAACACCCACGAGGTCGCGCAGCGGCTGGCGCCGGGGTCGCGGGTCGTCTACGTCGACAACGACCCGATGGTCGGAGCGCATGCCAGGGCGCTGCTGACCAGCACCCCGGAGGGCGCCACCGACTTCCTCGAAGCGGACGTGCGCGACCCCGGGGCCATCCTGGCCCGGGCCGGCCGTACGCTCGACCTCGACCGTCCCGTCGCGCTGATGCTCATGGGGATCCTCGGGCTGATCGGCGACGACGACCAGGCGCGCGCGGTCGTGGCGCGGCTCCTGGAGGCGCTGCCGCCGGGCAGTCACCTCGCCCTCTACGACGGCACCGACACCGACCCCGCGTACACCGCGGCCATCAGTGCCCACAACGCCCGTCCCGGCGTCGTCCCCTATACCCCGCGCGGCCAGGAGCGGATCGCCGCCTTCTTCGCCGGCACCGACCTGGTGGAACCCGGTGTCGTCCCGGTCACCCGGTGGCGGCCCGATCCCGGCCCGGAGGAGGCGGTTCCCGAGGTCGCCTGCGCCGGAGGCGTCGGCCGCAAGCCCTGA
- a CDS encoding TetR/AcrR family transcriptional regulator encodes MTAQVARKLRSDARDNRDRILDVAREAFAAEGLDVPIREIARRAQVGAATVYRRFPTKEALLAAAFAEQMALCITIVDEGLATADPWRGFRLVVERLMEAHALDRGFARALLSQYPRVFDLAEHRDRTLRGLVELMRRAKEAGGLRKDVVLEDVVLALMANEGIRAESRGTRVAASRRFAALMIQSFHAEPVPAPLPPAVRLPLPGNG; translated from the coding sequence GTGACGGCCCAAGTCGCTCGGAAGCTGCGCTCGGACGCCCGGGACAACCGGGACCGCATCCTCGACGTGGCCCGCGAGGCCTTCGCCGCCGAGGGGCTCGACGTGCCGATCCGGGAGATCGCCCGGCGCGCCCAGGTCGGCGCGGCCACGGTCTACCGGCGCTTCCCGACCAAGGAGGCGCTGCTCGCGGCCGCCTTCGCCGAGCAGATGGCCCTGTGCATCACGATCGTCGACGAGGGCCTCGCCACGGCCGATCCGTGGCGGGGGTTCCGCCTGGTCGTCGAGAGGCTGATGGAGGCGCACGCCCTCGACCGGGGCTTCGCGCGCGCCCTCCTCTCGCAGTATCCCCGGGTGTTCGACCTCGCCGAGCACCGCGACCGCACGCTGCGGGGGCTGGTCGAGCTCATGCGGCGCGCGAAGGAGGCCGGCGGGCTGCGGAAGGACGTCGTGCTGGAGGACGTCGTGCTGGCGCTGATGGCGAACGAGGGCATCCGCGCCGAGTCGCGCGGGACGCGGGTCGCGGCCTCCCGCCGTTTCGCGGCGCTGATGATCCAGTCGTTCCACGCGGAGCCGGTCCCCGCGCCGCTGCCGCCCGCCGTCCGGCTGCCCCTTCCGGGGAACGGATGA
- a CDS encoding NADP-dependent oxidoreductase: protein MRAVQFSEYGPARVLHVAEVEEPHAGPGEIRVAVRASGVSPGETYIRSGAFRDVVTTTLPYRTGFDAAGVVDEVGDGVTRTGIGDEVFGMTGMTVRGANADHAVLSIWAPKPAAWSWEEAGGAETATRVLDRLGVGAGHTVLIQGAAGGVGTIAVQLAAARGATVIGTASEHNHDLLRSLGARPTTYGTGLAGRVRALAPAGVDAVFDCAGGALPDLVAIAGDPARVVTIAPDFTAAAHGVHLSHGAPAGETGEALVTDADPLAAHGLAIAADLAGRGRLRIPVAAVFPLAEAASAHELSESRHARGKIVLMG, encoded by the coding sequence ATGAGAGCCGTTCAGTTTTCCGAGTACGGACCGGCCCGCGTCCTGCACGTCGCGGAGGTCGAGGAGCCGCATGCCGGACCGGGGGAGATCCGCGTCGCCGTCCGGGCGTCGGGGGTCTCGCCGGGGGAGACCTACATCCGCTCCGGGGCGTTCCGCGACGTGGTGACCACGACGCTCCCGTACCGCACGGGCTTCGACGCGGCGGGCGTGGTGGACGAGGTCGGCGACGGCGTCACCCGCACCGGGATCGGCGACGAGGTGTTCGGCATGACCGGCATGACCGTGCGCGGCGCGAACGCCGATCACGCGGTCCTGTCCATCTGGGCGCCGAAACCGGCCGCGTGGAGCTGGGAGGAGGCGGGCGGCGCCGAGACCGCCACCCGGGTCCTCGACCGGCTCGGGGTCGGCGCCGGGCACACCGTGCTGATCCAGGGGGCGGCCGGAGGGGTGGGCACGATCGCCGTCCAGCTCGCGGCCGCCCGCGGTGCCACCGTCATCGGCACGGCGAGCGAGCACAACCATGACCTCCTCCGCTCGCTCGGAGCGCGGCCGACGACGTACGGGACGGGGCTCGCCGGACGGGTCCGCGCGCTGGCACCCGCCGGGGTGGACGCGGTGTTCGACTGCGCCGGGGGAGCGCTGCCCGACCTCGTCGCCATCGCGGGCGACCCGGCGCGCGTGGTGACGATCGCTCCCGACTTCACCGCGGCCGCCCACGGCGTGCACCTGTCGCACGGGGCCCCGGCCGGTGAGACGGGCGAGGCCCTCGTGACCGACGCCGATCCGCTGGCGGCCCACGGCCTCGCCATCGCGGCCGACCTCGCCGGCCGGGGACGGCTCCGGATCCCGGTCGCGGCGGTGTTCCCCCTCGCCGAGGCCGCGTCCGCGCATGAGCTGAGCGAGAGCCGCCATGCCCGCGGGAAAATCGTCTTGATGGGCTGA
- a CDS encoding S1 family peptidase, protein MPPRRAMTLAGATLALLFGTALPSTAEPPRPPSADLRAPIIGGYLVTDAPWAVSINKGGAFTCSGTIIAPTWVLTAAHCVGSGLTVNVGSVYRSRATTINVSDYQVAPKGDLALVHLASPHETTYSQLADADPPVDATNQICGWGKTSYNGPFSDQLKCADVKVTSTTCYDHRYGPAICSTKINGAAWSGDSGGPQRYNDKQVAVASTADGKSEQTYGSVAPSRAWIRTIAGV, encoded by the coding sequence ATGCCCCCCCGTCGCGCCATGACCCTGGCAGGTGCCACCCTGGCACTGCTGTTCGGGACGGCCCTGCCGTCCACGGCGGAACCGCCCCGCCCCCCGTCCGCCGACCTCCGGGCCCCCATCATCGGCGGCTATCTCGTCACCGACGCCCCGTGGGCCGTATCGATCAACAAGGGCGGGGCGTTCACCTGCTCCGGCACCATCATCGCGCCGACGTGGGTCCTCACGGCGGCGCACTGCGTCGGCAGCGGCCTGACGGTGAACGTCGGCAGCGTCTACCGGTCGCGCGCCACCACGATCAACGTCAGCGACTACCAGGTGGCGCCGAAGGGCGACCTGGCCCTGGTGCATCTCGCCAGCCCCCACGAGACCACCTACTCGCAGCTCGCCGACGCCGATCCGCCCGTCGACGCGACCAACCAGATCTGCGGGTGGGGCAAGACCAGCTACAACGGCCCGTTCTCGGACCAGCTCAAGTGCGCCGACGTGAAAGTGACGTCCACCACCTGCTACGACCACCGCTACGGCCCGGCGATCTGCAGCACCAAGATCAACGGTGCCGCCTGGAGCGGTGACTCGGGCGGCCCGCAGCGGTACAACGACAAGCAGGTCGCCGTCGCGTCCACCGCCGACGGCAAGTCGGAGCAGACGTACGGGAGCGTGGCCCCCAGCCGCGCCTGGATCCGCACCATCGCCGGCGTCTGA
- a CDS encoding zinc-binding dehydrogenase, producing MLAAYATAPDPDDPLSALEVGERPDPVPADGWTTVAVRAAGLNHHDLWTLRGVGIAPGRFPMILGCDAAGVDTATGEDVVVHAVVAGPGWTGDETLDPARTLLSEKHQGTLAQYVSVPARNVVAKPPELSFEDAACLPTAWLTAYRMLFAKAGARPGQTVLVQGASGGVAGAAIALGRAAGLRVWATARTEAKRAAALRLGAHEAFEPGARLPGRVDAVMETVGEATWAHSMRALRPGGRLVVSGATTGAAPPAELNRLFFLQLEVVGSTMGSRQELEDLMSLLVHTGLRPTIDRTLPLAEAAKGLAALHAGEMIGKIVLTA from the coding sequence TTGCTCGCCGCCTACGCGACCGCACCCGACCCGGACGACCCGCTCTCGGCGCTGGAGGTGGGAGAGCGCCCCGATCCCGTGCCCGCCGACGGGTGGACCACGGTGGCGGTGCGCGCCGCCGGCCTCAACCACCACGACCTGTGGACGCTGCGCGGCGTCGGCATCGCCCCCGGCCGCTTCCCGATGATCCTCGGCTGTGACGCGGCCGGGGTGGACACGGCGACGGGCGAGGACGTCGTCGTGCACGCGGTCGTCGCCGGCCCCGGCTGGACGGGGGACGAGACGCTCGACCCGGCCCGCACGCTGCTGAGCGAGAAGCACCAGGGCACGCTCGCGCAGTACGTGAGCGTGCCCGCGCGCAACGTGGTGGCCAAGCCGCCCGAACTGTCCTTCGAGGACGCCGCCTGCCTGCCGACGGCGTGGCTGACCGCCTACCGCATGCTCTTCGCGAAGGCCGGGGCGCGACCGGGCCAGACCGTGCTCGTCCAGGGCGCGTCCGGCGGCGTGGCCGGCGCCGCGATCGCGCTGGGGCGCGCGGCGGGCCTGCGGGTGTGGGCCACCGCGCGCACCGAGGCCAAGCGCGCCGCGGCGCTGCGGCTCGGTGCGCATGAGGCGTTCGAGCCCGGCGCGCGGCTGCCCGGGCGCGTCGACGCGGTCATGGAGACCGTGGGCGAGGCGACGTGGGCGCACTCGATGAGGGCGCTGCGTCCCGGCGGGCGGCTGGTGGTCTCCGGCGCCACCACGGGTGCGGCGCCTCCGGCCGAGCTGAACCGGCTGTTCTTCCTGCAGCTGGAGGTGGTGGGCTCCACCATGGGCAGCAGGCAGGAGCTGGAGGACCTGATGTCCCTGCTGGTCCACACCGGCCTGCGTCCCACGATCGACCGCACGCTCCCCCTGGCCGAGGCCGCCAAGGGGCTGGCGGCGCTGCACGCCGGGGAGATGATCGGCAAGATCGTCCTCACGGCCTGA
- a CDS encoding CaiB/BaiF CoA transferase family protein, whose translation MSAAPLSGIRVLEFGHYIAGPFCSQILADQGADVIKVEPPEGDASRGTEPLSYNDVYFHALNRSKRSVMLDLKSDGGQESLLTLLRSADVVVTNYAVGIPERLGFGYDRAREINPRLVYVHASGFGNDSPYARRPAFDGIIQAMSGLVHLTGEPDGTPMQAGLFVPDHVTGLYAALAVMFGLSRRQATGEGSFTDLSMLDSMMSLLGPCLAEALQLGVSPTRVGSKVRRSYAGTYTASDGYVYLAPMTLRMWTALAGVVEAPRLLAYFTGAGADTRLDHRDDLDGVIEEWTRAHPVAEVVARMGEVGVPCSPIFSVDTLVSDPHVRHRGMVRSIPLESGSGEVVVPGSPLPVVESAFTTGPPSVGQHTEEILGTGPDDAGRPLEPLSRPSRTE comes from the coding sequence ATGAGCGCCGCGCCCCTGAGCGGCATCCGCGTCCTGGAGTTCGGCCACTACATCGCCGGGCCGTTCTGCAGCCAGATCCTCGCCGACCAGGGCGCCGACGTGATCAAGGTGGAGCCGCCGGAGGGCGACGCCAGCCGGGGCACCGAGCCCCTGTCGTATAACGACGTCTACTTCCACGCGCTGAACCGCAGCAAGCGCAGCGTCATGCTCGACCTGAAGTCCGACGGCGGGCAGGAGTCGCTGCTCACCCTGCTGCGCTCGGCCGACGTGGTGGTCACCAACTACGCCGTCGGCATCCCCGAGCGCCTCGGCTTCGGCTACGACCGCGCCCGGGAGATCAACCCGCGGCTGGTCTACGTGCACGCGAGCGGCTTCGGCAACGACAGCCCGTACGCGCGGCGGCCCGCCTTCGACGGCATCATCCAGGCGATGTCGGGCCTGGTGCACCTGACCGGCGAGCCCGACGGGACGCCGATGCAGGCCGGCCTGTTCGTACCCGACCACGTCACCGGCCTGTACGCCGCGCTCGCGGTGATGTTCGGGTTGAGCAGGCGGCAGGCCACCGGCGAGGGCTCGTTCACCGATCTGAGCATGCTCGACAGCATGATGTCGCTGCTCGGGCCGTGCCTGGCCGAGGCGCTGCAGCTCGGCGTGAGCCCGACCCGGGTCGGCAGCAAGGTGCGGCGGTCCTACGCCGGCACCTACACCGCGTCCGACGGCTACGTGTACCTCGCGCCGATGACCCTGCGGATGTGGACGGCGCTGGCGGGGGTGGTGGAGGCGCCGCGGCTGCTGGCGTACTTCACCGGCGCGGGCGCCGACACCCGCCTCGACCACCGCGACGACCTGGACGGCGTCATCGAGGAGTGGACCCGCGCGCACCCGGTGGCGGAGGTCGTCGCGAGGATGGGCGAGGTCGGCGTGCCGTGCAGCCCGATCTTCAGCGTGGACACGCTGGTGTCCGACCCGCATGTCCGGCACCGCGGGATGGTGCGGTCGATCCCCCTGGAGAGCGGGTCCGGCGAGGTGGTCGTGCCGGGTTCGCCGCTTCCGGTGGTCGAGTCGGCGTTCACCACGGGGCCGCCCTCGGTCGGCCAGCACACCGAGGAGATCCTCGGCACCGGCCCCGACGACGCCGGCCGCCCCTTGGAACCACTGTCCCGCCCCTCCCGAACGGAGTAA
- the hutU gene encoding urocanate hydratase, with the protein MTGTAGARTVRAPHGGDLTCRGWAQEAALRMLMNNLDPDVAERPGDLVVYGGNGRAARSWRDFDAIVDTLRRLGGDETMLVQSGRPVAVFRTHEWAPRVLISNAMIVPEWATLEEFRRLEDAGLTMFGQMTAGSWAYIGSQGILQSTFETFAAVASRRFGGTLAGTLTVTAGLGGMGGAQPLAITMNGGVAVCLEVDQAKIARRMRLGYLDVQADDLDHALALARTARDERRALSIGLRANAAEALPQIVARDVAVDIATDQTSAHDPLLYAVPGLTPEEAGHMRAHDPKTYVMRARASMADHVEALCALLDRGAEVFEYGNGIRVEADLGGFKRAFDYPGFIVAYIRPLFCEAKGHCRWIALSGDPADIAVIDAAMLEEFAGDPSVTRWLRLAGRHVRVQGLPARTCMLGYGERARAGRVINDLVRDGKVRAPVAIGREHLDAGSVASPYRETEAMADGSDAIADWPVLNALLNASSGATWVGVQHGGGTGVGRSVHTGMVVVADGTALAARRVDRVMTNDPGSGVARHADAGYRRAVEFAAEQGIWMPSLDTTVIRDGQGTGEVTP; encoded by the coding sequence ATGACGGGAACGGCGGGAGCACGGACGGTCAGGGCGCCCCACGGCGGCGACCTGACCTGCCGGGGCTGGGCGCAGGAGGCGGCCCTGCGCATGCTCATGAACAACCTGGACCCCGACGTCGCCGAGCGCCCCGGCGACCTGGTCGTCTACGGCGGCAACGGCCGCGCCGCGCGGTCCTGGCGGGACTTCGACGCGATCGTCGACACGCTCCGCCGGCTGGGCGGCGACGAGACGATGCTGGTGCAGTCGGGCCGCCCGGTGGCCGTGTTCCGCACGCACGAGTGGGCGCCGCGGGTGCTCATCTCCAACGCGATGATCGTGCCGGAGTGGGCGACGCTGGAGGAGTTCCGCCGTCTTGAGGACGCCGGGCTGACGATGTTCGGGCAGATGACCGCGGGCTCGTGGGCCTACATCGGATCGCAGGGCATCCTCCAGAGCACGTTCGAGACGTTCGCGGCCGTGGCGTCCCGGCGCTTCGGGGGGACGCTCGCCGGGACGCTGACCGTCACCGCGGGCCTCGGCGGCATGGGCGGCGCGCAGCCGCTGGCGATCACCATGAACGGCGGTGTCGCCGTCTGCCTGGAGGTCGACCAGGCGAAGATCGCCCGGCGGATGCGGCTGGGCTACCTCGACGTCCAGGCCGACGATCTCGATCACGCCCTGGCCCTGGCGCGGACGGCCCGTGACGAGCGCCGGGCCCTCTCGATCGGGTTGCGCGCCAACGCCGCCGAGGCGCTCCCCCAGATCGTCGCCCGCGACGTCGCCGTCGACATCGCCACCGACCAGACCTCGGCGCACGACCCCCTGCTGTACGCCGTGCCCGGCCTGACGCCGGAGGAGGCCGGCCACATGCGCGCGCACGACCCCAAGACCTACGTGATGCGCGCCCGCGCGAGCATGGCCGACCACGTGGAGGCGCTCTGCGCGCTTCTGGACCGCGGCGCCGAGGTGTTCGAGTACGGCAACGGGATCCGCGTGGAGGCCGACCTCGGCGGGTTCAAGCGGGCCTTCGACTACCCGGGGTTCATCGTGGCCTACATCCGCCCGCTGTTCTGCGAGGCCAAGGGGCACTGCCGCTGGATCGCGCTGTCGGGCGACCCCGCCGACATCGCCGTGATCGACGCCGCGATGCTGGAGGAGTTCGCCGGCGACCCGTCGGTGACGCGGTGGCTGCGGCTGGCCGGGCGCCACGTCCGCGTGCAGGGCCTGCCCGCGCGCACCTGCATGCTCGGCTACGGCGAGCGCGCCCGCGCGGGCAGGGTCATCAACGACCTCGTCCGCGACGGGAAGGTGCGCGCGCCGGTCGCGATCGGGCGCGAGCACCTCGACGCGGGCTCGGTCGCCTCGCCCTACCGGGAGACCGAGGCGATGGCCGACGGCAGCGACGCCATCGCCGACTGGCCGGTGCTCAACGCGCTGCTCAACGCCTCCAGCGGGGCGACGTGGGTGGGCGTCCAGCACGGCGGCGGCACGGGCGTCGGCCGTTCGGTCCACACCGGGATGGTGGTGGTCGCCGACGGGACGGCGCTGGCCGCGCGGCGCGTGGACCGGGTGATGACCAACGACCCCGGCAGCGGCGTCGCCCGCCACGCCGACGCCGGGTACCGGCGCGCCGTCGAGTTCGCCGCCGAGCAGGGCATCTGGATGCCGAGCCTGGACACCACCGTGATCCGGGACGGCCAGGGCACGGGAGAGGTGACCCCATGA